cagttttaaacagtCGTCACTTTCCTAAACCATCCACAGAAGCCACTGCTGCTGAGTTCCCCTGCAAAGAGGGTTCTGTCATCCAAAGTAAGGGCTTCAGGGGCAGGAAAAGTGCTaaagaaaatgagcaagaaaaCTGCACCTTGgtattattcttttttcacacttttttttgtggattttatAGTGTTTTATTTGGAATGTGTATGTGTGCGTGTACATAAATGAATGGAATAGGagaatttgctttgttttcagatcACTTGTTGACTTGAATATTATTTCAGGCAAGGACatctaaatatttttgtcttcctaACCTACTTTGAAAGTTTTTTGCATGACATGACCTGAACTTACAGAAAATACTGCCAGAAAATATTCTGTTACCCAAAGTCTTTTCATACTCCTATTTAATGAGCTCTGAATATTAGTAGGCTTTTCAGTGGTAGGACCATGACTATGTCTTAGGACTTCTTAAGCCGTTACCAACCCAGTGTGGTTGCTGCAGGTAGGAGTTTTTTCATGGTACACTGGTTTCTAGCCTCAGCTGCTTAATACTGAATAGAATGTTAAGGAAGATAAAACTTCATTATTTGAGCTGTTAAACGCATGTTAATTGTTCATGTTAATGCATTCCATTACTGATATTCATCTAGTAAGTTATATGTATTGGATTTTTGCATAGAAACTGCCAATTTAAATACTTAgttaatatatatgtataagcCCCCCACCTGCTGTAGTTTAAGTAACCTCCACTTATTTTATGGAAACAACCTACTGTTATAATTAACTGTTCCTTTCTATTCTCCTGTCACCAGGAAGCTAATGTGGATACAGATAGTAGGGTCAAAAGGAGGTCCctagaaaacaaaccccagaaatGTGGCTCTCAAAAAGGGATTTACATAGAGTTTGGTAAGACCTGTTGTTGATTTACAGTAGTTGGGCTTATATATAGTGCCTGCAAAGTAATGAAAGACAATGAGGTTCAAAGTCTTTATAAACACTTATTTCTTCTTAACACCCAAAATAAGGACAAAGCGACAAATTATGACAAATCCAAATTGGTACATCAAAGGGCTTTTTCCGTAATTTATTCTGTTATAGGAAATAATGCTGCTGTAGTAAACCTTTAAGGCTCAGTGTACAAAATCCAAAGAAGATGCTCACAGATGTGAAGGAAGTTGTAACTAATGATAACTATCGTCATCTAAAGAATATTAAGCTTTGTCACCAGCGCTTGAGGCTATGGTCAATAACCAGAAGTAAACCTGAAATCTAATTAAGGAAagaatatttcctttctctcctaGCTGATGCTGACTGCTGTGAGAAACTGCTGTGCATAGTTCATTCTCTCCCTGTTCCTTCAGGGAAGGAATTGCTCCTTTTAACAGCCAGTGTTCATTGCCTCTCTTCCTTGTTGCTTCTGTCACCATCAGTCAGATGACCCAAAGCAGATACTCAAATATATTGCTCTGTCTTCCAGTTCAAAACTCTAAATACTAGTGGCTATTTCATGTAGGAATTGAGAAGTTGATAACTTTTAGCTAACTAACCCTTAGTAGCTCTCTGTTACCAGTCACTCTAAACAATTTTATGCTGGAGCCACGTGGATATTTATCTGTAGAAATTATTATCATGAGGTTAAAATACTGTAGAATTTAACTTGATTTGTCTTATCAAAGTTGCAAGTATCTACCTCTAGAAGGAATTAAGCTAAACACTGAATGTGGCAAGTCATCTTTCTCCAAATCATTTCAACCAGAGTAACAGCTGATTTGGTTTTAGGCTCTGATTCATCTGAAGAAGTTTTCAAACAGTCAAGCAATATTGGGTAAGTAACAGTGATTCAGGAATTcatattttctaaaaatgtagtctcatttctgtgttttgatttcttaGCACAGGACTAAGAGCATTCTTAACCTCACAAGTGATTTTCAACTTTCAGGGGCACCAGGGCAGAATGGGTGGCTGACTCCTAGCAGTTTGTCATATAATACGCTTTAAAACTGGTTTCTAAGTGTTTTATTGCTCACCCAGACATTAAATCTTCAATAGAAGAGCATGTCCTATGCTTTAGAATGTCAATATTATCTTCAGGAAGGTAAAAGGATCTTTCAAAGAAATGGCCCAAATCTCTGAAGGGTTCTAGTTGTGGCAAGTGTCAATCATGCAGACTGGCTTCTCCAAAAACTATTTCAGAGAGCAAAAAGGGAAGATTAAGTATCATCTTCTATTATATCTATTGCTTCTTTCTATGTAATAAAAGTAGATTTCCCTTCCCAACAggttaaaagacaaaaaagcacTTCAGATTTCAGCTCAAGAGAAGTTAGAAGAACTTAAGAGTGCTGAGATGGCGAATGAATATTCTTGCGATACACAGCGTGACAAACTGGGTGCTGAAGAAGTAATTCTACAAGATATCATAGGTGTGTTCTTTATTTTGGTGACAAAAATGATTAAGCTTGAAAGAAAAGACCacaaattaacattttatttcacattattaCATATGTGTACTTGCAGTCTTGTCTGTTGTAATTTTGTTGATGCCTGCAGCTAGTGACACCATAATACAAGACTGTACCTGTAGACTAAATACTTAAAATGTGACTATTTTAAGTATATAACCAGGAACAGAAGAGGGGGAGAAAGCACCTTAACCAAATTGCAAAACTTACTCTATTCTCCATCAGCCATATTATGCCTTTTTAAACTGACTGCTAATTCATGTAAGAAGTTGGATTAACATCTTTTCTCTATAGGGAGATGAGTGCAGCATAATATTCTGATttgggggaaataaaaagagttcttttaaaacaaagtagCAGTTAAGTGTGTTCTTGTGCCTCTGCTTGTAAAATAGGgtttaataatttctaatacCTCTAAATCTTCAGGTGAAAGTAATTCCTCAGAGGAAGTTTTGAGCAAGAAAAGCACTCAGAATATCACTGAATGTGCCCAAGCTGGCCAAGTGACTATGACTGAATACCAGAGCTCTCCTTTCAATGTTCTTGCTGGAGACCTTCTTATGGAGCAGTGTGACACAATAGGTAATGCCAGTCCCTTAAGGAGTGGGGACACATCTTTCTTTAAGAGCACAGAAGAAATGGATGCAGAGCAAACTCAGTGCAATAGTAAAAGCAAAGAGCGTGACTTAAAAGGTAGCTCAGTGAGCAGGTTGgataaaagcaaggaaatagATGTTGCACAAAGTGTGGAAGCTGTGGAAATGGATGAACCTGAGAATGATTCTTCTCATGAGAAAGAACTTCCtctggagaaactgcttcagcCAGGGCTGCCTCACTGTGCTGCCCCGAATCCAGTTTCCAAGAAGAGACTGAAGAGAAGCATTCAGAAAGTCAATGAATGGTTTTCAAAAAGCAACGAGATTCTCTCTTCCAGTTCTTCCCAGGGTGATTCTACTGGAGCAGCTGACATTTCAGGGGACAGAGATGCGTGTTTCTCAGATAAAGATTCCTGTATTTCAGAGAAGACTGACCCTATGGTGGATTGTGTGGAAATTGCAGTGGTGGAAGGAAATGAGAGATcatcaaaacaaacagcagataGCATCAAAGATAAAATATTTGGGAAAACATACAAGAGAGAGAGGAAATCAAATCCCTCTGTTATCTTCAGAGACATTTTACCTCCTGCAAAAAAGGAAGATGTGGCTGCTGATAAGTTCTTGGATCATTCAAGCAAAGACAGACTAAAGCGAAAAAGGAGGATTCCCCGTGCCCTGCAGCCTGAGGatttcatcaggaaaaaagATGAAGAGGCAAATGGGTCCCCTCAAAGTGTTAACTGGTGCCTTGGAGATGCCGAAAAGAAAAGATGTGATGGAAGTTCTGCTGTTCATGAGGGTCAGCTCTCTGAGAATTGGGAGGATAATACACTAGCAGAACTTGAGGAACCAGGGGGATCTGTATGGAAAACAGCTACTGAAAAGGTGCCTGGCAAGCACAGTGCTGGGGAGCTAAAACTGAGTGACTGTGATCAGAAAAGCACCAAGaaaagttctgcagcaaaaagaTGCAGGCGTTCTACTAGACCTGTGTGTGCCCTACAGTTAGTAGTGGATAGAAGCTCTGATTCTGCTGACCCGGCTGAGCCACAGATCGATAGCTACCCAAGCAGTGAAGAACCCAGGAAAGCTGATTCTGAGCAAAGACAAGTCAGGCGTAGCAGGAGGCTGCAGTTACTTTCTGAAGAAATGAcaaaagagacaggaaaaggagttgAAATGAAAGGAGCAAGAAGTTATGACAGTGATTATGAAGGGGCTAGCTTTAGAATCCAAACAAATGCGTTAGTTCACACTTCTGCATGCAAAGACATGGATGAGCCCTCTGGTATGTCGAGTTCCAAATCACTTACTAATATGAAGGATAGTGATCTGGAAGCAAATGAAATACAGATTAGTCTAAAGAATTCATCTAATACTGCAGAAATTGCTAAAGCTGTCATCAATCCTGCATCTTCCTGTCAGCATTCAACTTGTAGTTCCTTTGTGCCTGATACAGGTTCTCAAGAAGTTGAAGTCGAAGGTAGCCCTCTTCTCCTGCAGTATCCTTCAAAGGCTGTTGTGCTGTCTGCTTCTCACCCGACTGAAGAGATGACTGAATCATGTACTGGACGTGATACGCCAAATGTTCCAGGGGACTTGAGAGCTGAAAAGTTGCCAATGGCTGAAAATGTTTTGGAATTGACCAAGGATGCTGAAGGGAGCGAGTTGGACATATCGTTTCTGCAAAATATATTCAGGCATTCAAAACGCCTGTCATTCAGCCTTCGTTCCATTCCCAAGAAGGTGTGTGCAGTAGAAGATTCTGCTTCTGAAACTTCTAAGACACCATGCGCTGATCAGGTAGAAAATAAGCAGAGCAActgtttaaaaccagaaaacctaaaaggagagaaaacaactGCTGGAAGCTTGAGTAGGGTTTGTGAGGAAGAGAATGATGTTTCACAGGTTGCAAATCGAGGGACTCTGACACCAATAAGGACGGGCACTGCTGGGACTGAAGACAAAAGCAGATTGCAAGGAgggcaagggaaggaaaagacattGTCAACTGACACAGGAATAAAAAGCAAGTTGAGACAGAATCCAATTAAAAGTAATATAAGGCAAAGTGATCAGGCTGATACGAGAACTGATACAAACACAGACGGTGAAACATGCTTCAATTCAGAGAACAGTCAAGCAGGAAAGGCCAAAGTTGTTGATAACAAAGGACCAATAGAACCTTTTCACTCTGGCTCAGTGGTTTGTCCTACACCTTGTCAGCAAAGGGCTGCTGAATTCAGCTGTGAagtcactggggaaaaaagtagcaaaagagaaagcaaaccaGTAAAGGAGAATGAAGAAGGAGCAAGCCAGGCTGCCAACACAGGGATGCCAAAGTTTTCACTTACAGAAGCTTCAGGAGAATCTTGTAAAAGGAATAGTGATTTCACATGTTTGTCTGAAACCCCTGATGGCTTACTGTGCTCTGATGATGAGATTGGAGAGAACATCAGCTTTTCTGCAGCTCATGGGAGAGAGAGATCTGCTGTGTTTGCAAAAAGAGGTGACAATGCTCTGGAGCAAGAACTACACAATAGAAGTGGTAGTTCTAAGTCAGGATCTCAGCATATTCAAAGACCTCGAAGAAGAGCACAGAAACTGCAATCTTCAGATGAAGAATCTAGTGAGGATGAAGATTTACCGTGTTTTCAGGCATTAATATTTGGCAAACCAGTGAGCACACCTTTGCAAAGCAGTAAACCAGCAACGTCTGTGGTAGAGGTTTCAGTGAGTCCCATCACATTGCCTCACACTGGAAGTCACAAGGACTATAACATGCAGAAGGTGCCTGAAGTTGCCCTAAGCAATGAATGCGTTTCCCCAAGCCAGGAGTCCGAATGCTCCGTCAACTTATTTTCTTCCCAATCCAACACATCTGAAGAATTAGCTGAAGTAGCACAGGAGCTCAAGGTTCCTTCAGGACAAGCTCATACATCTAAACAGGTGAACAGTGTGACAGAGAGTAAAGAAACTTTCCAAGGTGGTACTGGAGGgctgaagagaagcaaaactaGCTCCAAAGATGAGTGCCAAGAAGACGCAAGCATGGCAGCAAACCTAGGTACAAACCAAGGTTTCTATCTCTGCAGCTGTGTGTGTCATGTCATTGCACCTAGGTGTTTGACAGGAGCTTAGTTCTGTGTTTGTGGTTCTTGCTCTTTTAAAGGAGTGCATCAGCCCTGAACAATCGACCAAAAAACCCTCAGGGGGTTATTTCCTGAAAATTAAGTTCTTCCAATATTCTTTGTTCAGAGCAAAAATGAATAGAGTGGGCACTGGAGACCAGGCTGAGTCTGGCTGAAACTGATGTTTGTGTGAAGTGCCAATTTCTTCCTGTAATGCCATAGCCATAAAGCCCACAAAGTTGTTTCCCCTCCTGAAATGTTTGGTGAACTTGACTAGAATTCTGTAGTGCTTATTTTGACCTTACAGATTCCATAAGTAGCTGAGACTCTCCCATTGCTATTGAAACACTTGGAGTTCTATTTGCCATATGTGTGACATGATGTTCTTTGAAATGTTCAGTTAAAGTAGGTCTGTGATTCTAACTCCAGTGTTTTCAAAACTTGTCACTTTGTCATGAGAGTTGGCTACAGGGGCTGTGTGGTAAGAGCCATGATTATTGGGTTGGTTTGATGTGGGTTTTATGACTAAGATTTTTCTTCTATATTCTTCAAGGTGAAGCACCTGCATATGACAGTGAAACAAGTAATTTAGAAGATTCGTGTGAACCATTCTCTCAGGGTGAAATCCTTACTACACAGGTAAGTGAGGTTTTGCACTAAATTCGAAAACTGTTTTGTGTTGGAGCTACCTTGCTCCCTGATGTAGCTCCACTGACCAGGATTCTGTGCTATGCCTGGGCTGGGTGGAATGGTGGCTGTGTGGTTTGATAGGGAGCTTTTAGGTTTGTTGTGTGATGAGGGTTTTCTGTCTGGTTGAGGTTATTTTATTGATTCAGGAGAAAGAAGTTCCACATGGTGTCAGTGCTGGAGCTAGGAATGTATCCAGTGCTGTGTCAACTACTTTATCCTATAGGGTGAAGTTTTTAGGTTTTTAAAAGGATCCCTGAAGCCCTGAGCTGCTTTCATGGGAAGGTGTATACAGCATGTTTTTAATAGAGGGTATTGGAACTTTTGAGAGAGAAAGTAATGAAATAAGAATGAAATACTTTAttccttttaaaccgtctttggggCTTTCAGGAATGATGCCACATTGTGTATCCTTTGCAGCAGAAGAATATAATGCAAAATAACCTAAAGAAACTTCAGCAAGAAATGGCTGTACTTGAGGCAGTGCTGAAGCAGCACGGAAGTCAGGACTGTGAAATTTTACCTGTCCATAGGGAACTGCCACATTCCAGCAGTGAAGGAACACCTGGAATGGAACAGATGAGACAAGGAGGTAAATAGCAGTGAAAACCTTTCCTAGCTTTCTCACAAACAGTTGTGATTAGAGTTCTTGATGATTTGATACAAATTACAGGCATCTTTAGCTAGCAAACAAATGCCTCTACTGCTTGTGAACAGAGATATGGGAATGTGTTGAGGGATTCATAAATTGCACTAAATAGTGTAAATTTGCCTTTGGCCTGTTTTATATCCTACATTTTCCACATAATATGAAGCTGAACATCTTAGTTTCGGAGatgctttaataaataaaataagatttAGTTGTTAGCCTGCTTCAGATGGCTTTGTACTTTGTGTAGCTTTCTGTTTCGGGATTCTTGCCTCTCTGAAGTGAATCTGGACAGAGATTTTTAGGGGGTGTTTGACTTCTTACCTGAACAACTAAGaattgttgcttttattttgcttatttaagaattatttttcttccagggGCAGAGTCAACCTCAGAAGTCAATTTTGAAAATCACAGAAGCAGCAATTCAAAGGGATTTTCAGCCAATGATTTCCGTGTCTTGCCAAGTGATTCTCTCAACGGTAAAATCAAAGAGCTAGGGAAAGAAAGGTAGGTGGTTTGGGTTTCCTTTGTGTTGGTAGAGGGGAGAGGTGTTATTTCTAGTCTTGTAGTTTAACAAAATTGGGGGGTGGGGAACAACCTTGAAGTTTTTGAGCCATTGCCATAACTCAGCTGTGATGCTTAAAAGTGTAACAAAGAAAACCCTATTAAAGCCAATTTCCCTCTCTGAAGGTCTCCAGAATTGTTCCTTCCATCTTCTAAATGCCATTTGTTAAAGAGACCAGATTTGGAGCAAGTTCTTAAGTGTGACAATGCTCTACAGAACaaagctgctttggaaaagaCAAAACCTGTGCAGGAAGTGGTGCAGGAACAGAGTCAGCATCAGCTTGCAGCAGGTAACATTGAAGATGGATCCAATACattttgatttctgctttttcctgctttgtaaCAGTTTTTCTATACGAGCAAGATGCAACTTTTTGTTATAAATCAAGgattataatttatatattcCTGGCCAATTTAAAAAGATGTTAGTTCTTGtttagttggttttgttttgtagccCAACTGTAGCTGCCCATCAGGGTGGGGTTGGACAACATTTGGACAGTAATGGGAGTGATTCCCACATGTAAATTAGTACTTCTTGACAGATACACTACTAAAAGTTTCACAGGTCTTGTGTCTCAGCTATAGATCAGGCAAAAGTAATGATGGAGGCAAAGGTGAAGTAATGCACAAATAAGGAGAGGAAATGACTGCAGCATTTAAACTTCAAGTCTTCAACATTTAAACTTCAACAGCCTTCCCCCATGActaaaaggaagacaaaattgTTTCAACgagtaatttctcttttcctttagaaaatgcGGATGAGCAGAAATGTGGGACCAGGTTAAGCAGTGCATCTGTCTTATCAAATCTCTCTGGAAATGTGACCAAGAGTTCAAATAACTCTTCCTCCTCTGTAAGACCTCTTCACCCTCGAACTGCAGAAGCAACAAATAGTTCTTTAGTGACTCAGAAAGCTAATAAAAGCTGTGCTCAAGAAAGCAAGTCAAAAAGAAGCGTATGTTTTCCTCTGTCTGCTCTGCACAATGCACCTGGGAAAGAAAATCTTACAAGTCCAGTTGTGACTAACAGGAAAGCAATGTCCATTGTGGCATCAGGCCTGAGTCAAAGTGAGCATGTAAGTATATTCAAGAAGTTTGAGATCACTTGTTAAGTATTCCTGATTATTATAGTCCTCAgcataaagagagaaaatgggaaGTATAATGGAAACTAATCTTACCAGGACCTGCAGATTAGCAGTACAGCAACTCAGGTCAAACTTTTTCACTCCTAAAAATCTGAGAATGCTTCCTGTAAATGGCACAGTTCAGCTTAGTGAAATTTGAACTTTTTAAAGTGGCTGCCTATTGGAAAATCCAGTTATTCCAAATGAAGAGGATTTCACTTCTAGAAAGCCTTGTGGCTTGGAAGGGGAGGGGGCTTGTGGTTGGATCCCTGAATGTTCTCAGATGCTGCTTCATTACCCAAATTCTGATCCAAAGTGAGAGTTTCTGTAATTAATCAATTCTCAGTTGCTAATAAACCTCTTTCGTTAATAAACCTCCATGTCCAGGAGGATCTGGCTTTTGGTTTTAGAAACTACTGACACAGAGCTCTTTGCTTTAGCCCTTTGAATGATGCCAAAGTTATTGACTTGTGAAGAAATGTATGTTCTGTGTGCCAACACAAATAAATCTAGGACTTTAAAGTAACTCTCTTACTATGTCGTACTCCAATAAACTGGAGTAGTTGGGGGTTTTaatctgttttgctgtttattttcttaactaCTTTTCAGTTGGTGGTCCAGAAGTTTGTGAGAAAAACTGAGAGCACTTTATCTAATCATGTTACTGAAGGAACCACCCACGTCATAATGAAAACAGGTTTGTTGGGAGCTATGTGAACTAATCCTGGATATATACACTACGTAGAATGTTAACTCTAAGCTAACTAACAAGCAAGACAGCTCAGCAGTACATCTGAGTGAGCTTGAGGAGAAGGTATTGTTTCaatagaaatagaaaactgGAACTTCACTGTGTGTATGACTGCTGGTAGCTGATAGTGAAGTTGTGCTTCCATAGGAACAAAGCAGCACTATTTCATCCTAACTATTATTTGTGTGCTTAGTTAAGGTACTTAAGTTGGGTTTTGCTCTTTGGTAGAGCTCAAGAATCCTATTATTGGAAGTTGGAAGGAACTTGGTACAATACTACAGTTGTACATTTGACAAATGTATTCTGAAACAGCATTATGTTGACTtgagcaaagcaaaacattaaTCGGGAAAATTAAGTTACTTTATTGCTGCATCTAGGCATAGCTTTTAAccaatgttttaaaaagcaagctATTTTGAGCCAAATCTGGATGTGGGGATGTTCTATGCTATGCTTGCATTTTGCTTCGTAGAAGCACTTGTAACTGGCTCATATTTGGATACAGTCTGTCACATAAGCCTTTCATGCTTTTGAAAACCAACAGAGGAAAGGAGCCAGAAATTCCAGTTACTCCAAATATATGAACTCAATTTTTACCCTTTTCTTCAGGAAGAGTATGATAAACATCACAACCATATGCTTTTGGAGAGGTATATGGTTTTGTCTTCATACAGATTCAAATAGGATAAACTGCCTCTTGAAGTTGTTCTGGTAGAGTAAAAGATGATGTTACATGGCTAGTCATATAAAAGTTCCTGCCAACATTAGCACTGAATCCTACTGTTGCTGTTCTCTCTTGACTAATATTTGTGcttgttttgccttttgtcTTTGCTGAATGACAAAAACTGAGTTCAGAAGTTGTGTATGAGATTTGCTTCTATTCATCTCATTCTGTTTAGTAGAATCAGGACACAAGAATCTGGGAATGTTTCTATAGATGGTTTTgatattctgctgctgcacttAGCAAAAAAATTTTGCTTTTAGGTACAAATAACCTGAGctattttgaggttttttccacTATTGGCAAGCTGAAAGaactctttctcttttttgctcTGCAGATAAGGAGCTGGTGTGTGAACGGACACTGAAGTACTTCCTGGGTATTGCAGGAAGAAAATGGGTGGTTAGTTATCAGTGTAAGTATAACTTGGTTTGGAGCTGAATGGTCTCTGCCCTTCTACCAGAAATGTACTCTTCACTTTTTCCGAAAAAGATCTCTTCATGTCTCTTCATGTTGCAGGATTTCTtctaaatactttaaaatcaaACTGTTGGCAGTGGAAGAACAATTTTGCTGCATAAAATGACTTGTTCTGTTCTGATCTTTTTCTTAGGGGTAATTCAGTCTTTTGAAGAAGGAAGGATATTGAATGAGGTAGGTCTTTTAGCTTAAGAGTGAAATCTCAAATGCCTAATGCTATCACATTGAGAGATTTACTAGAGTAACTTCAGATATTGtctatatatttaatatatggAAATTTGGCTTTGTAAACCTTAGCATATGCTAAGACCAAAAGCCACACTTGGGCTATGTGTCTTCATTGTTACTGAAGGTATAATGGGTCCTTAACAATTTTTTGGAACAAGTCGGGCGTATTTTTTTCTGGGTGACAGCCTAGAGGAAAAGATCTATTGTTTGTTAAAGGAAATACTGTCGGGACAGAGCTACACACAtagttttggtttatttttaaactttagtATACCCAACTACTGAAAATTCATTCCAGCATTTACTGTCTCTCCTGTTAGCAATGGTTTATTTGCCATGACACTGACTTAGGTGGATTTTTGTATTCCTGGGTggtatttgcattttcattctCTAATACATGTTTTTGGATAATGTCATAGTGACACAGGATGGATTTCATGTGTCTAATGAGCAGGCATgccactttcaggtagaaaatcCATATGACCTTCTGGCAAGCCAAGAAGAAAAGCCTTGGCCCCAAAAAGGCACTAGGAAAGGGGTATTAAAAGCCCTCCTGTGCTTGGGTGAAAAGGGGAAGTTGTTGCTACAGCATTGACTGGAAGTGCTAGAACATGGGACATATTGTCATACGCTCACACAGAAGCAAGGAGAAGAGCCTTCAGTTATCATAGATTCAATTCTAATGAAGACCaaactttttgtttgttatgtTGCAGGAGAACTTTGAAGTTAGAGGAGATGTAATCAATGGGAGAAACCACCAAGGTCCTAAGAGGGCTAGGCAGTCTCTGACTAAAAAGGTATGAGCATGCTGGGGATGAAAACCCTATCCTGCTGTGACTGTTACAGATATGTGGCTATGCCAACTGAACATCTAGaaccttttcccatttctctgctGTTGTCTATACAGAGAGTTGTACAAATTCAGCATTTCTAGAGATGAAAGTGAGCTctgtcagcagcagaggagaggagataaGGTCGTGGCTCACTATGCTTAGAGTGAATGCTATCCTTTTTATAACTGGTTTAGGATAGCACAGGTTTTGGGGGTTGAAACAGGGGGCTGGTGAAGTTTTGCAGGTTACAAAGAGCTTCAGATCTACTTTGTGAAACAGTGATAGCTTGATAACCAGTCCGAGAAGTGCAATGAAACAAGCACGTGAAGTATTGTCCTTTAAAGACACCATAGGTACTCTGTTAACATGTTCCTTGTTTTTCAGATCTTTGAAGACTTTGAGATCTGTTGCTATGGCCCTTTCACTGATATGACTACAGGTGTGTCAGTTGAGTGGAATTAAACTCTTAGTGTAAGAAATATTTGGAAGGGGGTTGTGGCCATTCACCAGAGGTTTATATTTGACCTCTTCTTGGATGCTTTTGTCCTTCTTACTTTGACACTTTCAAAACACCTCCATGAGGCAGAGGTATAGAACTTTACCCAGTTCTATCTCCAGGCAGAACAAAGTGGTGTTCTCTTCTATTTGGCTGTCCTCAGAGAACTGCTCTGGCAATTTCACTCTATTTCAGAACAGGCCTTTTATCTAGTTTCTAGCAGTGAAGGAACAGCATTATCATCATGCTGCCTGGCAGTTGCTTTACATGCTATTGAACTtgtatttaagcattttttccttcttagttaaCATTTTTCTAGCAAAACCTACCTAAGTATCATTTTTGTAGCAGTTGACACATCCTCAGTGTAATCTTCTCTAGAAGCAgatgttaaaactgaaacacacaaCAAAGCACAAGTTTCTATGCAAATCAAAAGCTGCCTTTTGTTAAACCTGAAAATTTCAGCTCGAATTTTGTTACCTAAAAATATTTGTACTTCTCTTCCCATTTTTGTAGCTTATTCAGCAGTTCCTTTCTGATTTGTCCCATTTAACTTCGTTTTTTTACTGGGTGAGATATCCTCACATCTCTTGACATTTACAGTAATTACTGCAGAGGATGCagtgctttcagctgctgcagtgatcATCAGTTCTGGCTCTTAGACTTGAGAGTcttatttctcttcttcacTATCAGTTCAACAGATTGGTGAAATTAAACACTTTAACTACTTCTGTTAA
The DNA window shown above is from Lathamus discolor isolate bLatDis1 chromosome 20, bLatDis1.hap1, whole genome shotgun sequence and carries:
- the BRCA1 gene encoding breast cancer type 1 susceptibility protein isoform X2; this translates as MDFSLIAVGDVQNVLSAMQKNLECPICLEVMKEPVSTKCDHIFCRFCMFKLLSRKKKGVTECPLCKTEVTKRSLRENSRFKQLIEGLLETIHAFELDTGVKFLNSRHFPKPSTEATAAEFPCKEGSVIQSKGFRGRKSAKENEQENCTLEANVDTDSRVKRRSLENKPQKCGSQKGIYIEFGSDSSEEVFKQSSNIGLKDKKALQISAQEKLEELKSAEMANEYSCDTQRDKLGAEEVILQDIIGESNSSEEVLSKKSTQNITECAQAGQVTMTEYQSSPFNVLAGDLLMEQCDTIGEAPAYDSETSNLEDSCEPFSQGEILTTQQKNIMQNNLKKLQQEMAVLEAVLKQHGSQDCEILPVHRELPHSSSEGTPGMEQMRQGGAESTSEVNFENHRSSNSKGFSANDFRVLPSDSLNGKIKELGKERSPELFLPSSKCHLLKRPDLEQVLKCDNALQNKAALEKTKPVQEVVQEQSQHQLAAENADEQKCGTRLSSASVLSNLSGNVTKSSNNSSSSVRPLHPRTAEATNSSLVTQKANKSCAQESKSKRSVCFPLSALHNAPGKENLTSPVVTNRKAMSIVASGLSQSEHLVVQKFVRKTESTLSNHVTEGTTHVIMKTDKELVCERTLKYFLGIAGRKWVVSYQWVIQSFEEGRILNEENFEVRGDVINGRNHQGPKRARQSLTKKIFEDFEICCYGPFTDMTTEHLEWMVELCGASVVKQLHLFTHSPNSTAVVVVQPDAWMENTDYRAIQQKDNVAMVTREWVLDSVACYECQEFDAYLVS